Proteins encoded together in one Cohaesibacter intestini window:
- a CDS encoding YqiJ family protein: MILLSYFGEPANHPFLVALFVVFVLAAIEGVGLLIGAGIFGFLDGLLPDIDLGTELDIDVDVPDMQTPSMTGQFLSWLRLGRVPVIFSLIVLLVAFGLIGLTIQGLSLSIFGSALPAIVAVLPALLLSIPVLSLGNRFLALVLPRDETSAISRNRLIGKIATITLGEARHDFPAQAKVTDRFGLTHYIMLAPDNEDESYRQGDRLLLVRLHDNTYYGIQSTSNALK, translated from the coding sequence ATGATTTTGCTGTCCTATTTTGGCGAGCCAGCAAACCATCCTTTTCTGGTGGCTTTGTTCGTAGTCTTCGTTTTGGCAGCGATTGAAGGTGTCGGTCTGCTGATTGGCGCAGGCATTTTCGGGTTTTTGGATGGGCTGCTGCCAGATATTGATCTGGGTACGGAACTCGACATTGATGTCGATGTACCGGACATGCAGACACCTTCAATGACCGGTCAATTCCTGTCTTGGTTACGCTTGGGGCGGGTGCCGGTGATTTTTTCACTGATCGTCTTGCTTGTTGCTTTCGGTTTGATCGGTTTGACGATCCAAGGTCTGAGCCTTTCAATATTCGGGAGCGCACTGCCTGCCATTGTAGCGGTTTTGCCGGCCCTTCTTCTATCCATTCCGGTTCTAAGCCTGGGCAACCGATTTCTGGCCCTTGTCCTGCCAAGAGATGAGACATCGGCCATATCCAGAAATCGGCTGATTGGCAAAATCGCAACAATCACTCTGGGGGAAGCGAGACATGATTTCCCGGCCCAAGCCAAGGTAACCGATCGGTTTGGCCTCACTCACTATATCATGCTCGCCCCGGACAATGAGGACGAAAGCTACAGGCAAGGAGATCGGTTGTTGCTGGTCCGCCTGCACGACAACACCTATTACGGCATTCAATCGACATCTAATGCTCTGAAATAG
- a CDS encoding PspA/IM30 family protein, which yields MGRIISGSFNALLDTVEDAAPEAMMEQAIREVDDAIEDVRAELGKIIAAKHVANKKLADKNAQHDDLSSKIEIALTEKREDLAEAAIAQQLDIEAQLPVLEQTIADASENEKELEGYIAALQAKKREMAEELKAFREAKAASQTGQTGGPSAAQADISKATKAFDRIMERQGIPPSKGAASAKTAAQMQELEQLSQKNRIKERLTAIKSRLEE from the coding sequence GTGGGGCGGATCATCAGCGGCAGCTTCAATGCCCTACTGGACACGGTTGAAGATGCTGCGCCTGAGGCAATGATGGAGCAAGCCATCCGCGAAGTTGATGACGCCATCGAAGATGTGCGCGCCGAACTGGGCAAAATCATTGCCGCCAAGCATGTCGCGAACAAGAAGTTGGCCGACAAGAATGCCCAACACGACGATTTGAGTTCCAAAATCGAAATCGCGCTGACCGAAAAGCGCGAAGATCTTGCAGAAGCAGCCATCGCTCAGCAACTGGATATCGAAGCCCAATTGCCAGTGTTGGAGCAAACCATCGCCGATGCATCCGAAAATGAAAAGGAACTCGAAGGGTATATTGCGGCCCTGCAAGCCAAAAAGCGGGAAATGGCTGAAGAGTTGAAAGCCTTTCGCGAGGCAAAGGCCGCATCACAAACCGGCCAGACTGGCGGTCCATCTGCAGCCCAAGCCGACATCTCCAAGGCAACCAAAGCCTTCGATCGCATAATGGAACGGCAAGGCATTCCGCCTTCCAAGGGAGCCGCAAGCGCAAAAACCGCCGCTCAAATGCAAGAGTTGGAACAACTCAGTCAGAAAAACCGGATCAAGGAAAGACTGACAGCGATCAAGTCTCGCCTTGAAGAATAG
- a CDS encoding winged helix-turn-helix transcriptional regulator, which produces MTDQMDTPREYTQESATEGVEAALRMIEGRWKLIILFHLFGGRVLRFSELERAIPGVSQKMLIQQLRQMEGDGIVKRTVYPEVPPKVEYSLTDWGQSLCPALDALLTWAGNRPGENR; this is translated from the coding sequence ATGACGGATCAGATGGATACGCCCCGCGAATACACACAGGAAAGTGCAACCGAAGGCGTTGAAGCCGCCCTTCGCATGATCGAGGGACGATGGAAACTGATCATCCTGTTCCATCTTTTCGGAGGGCGGGTCCTGCGCTTTTCCGAACTGGAACGCGCGATCCCCGGGGTGTCGCAGAAGATGCTGATCCAACAGCTTCGGCAAATGGAAGGCGACGGCATCGTGAAGCGAACGGTGTATCCTGAGGTGCCGCCGAAAGTGGAATATAGTCTGACCGATTGGGGGCAATCGCTTTGCCCCGCGCTTGATGCGCTCCTCACCTGGGCGGGCAATCGTCCCGGAGAGAACCGCTAA
- a CDS encoding nuclear transport factor 2 family protein has protein sequence MTNTVPIAVLRYFAARSPQAVVNCFSDDGTAMDEGNMYHGKAEILQWREAASKIQFEEEILSSRQDGSQTIVSCRLTGDFKGSPVNLDFCFELDGDQVSRLEIA, from the coding sequence ATGACCAATACTGTACCTATTGCTGTTCTGCGCTACTTCGCAGCCCGATCACCGCAGGCCGTTGTTAACTGTTTTAGTGACGATGGCACCGCGATGGATGAAGGCAATATGTATCATGGCAAGGCCGAAATCCTGCAATGGCGTGAGGCCGCGAGCAAGATCCAGTTTGAAGAAGAAATTCTCTCCTCAAGGCAAGACGGGTCGCAAACAATCGTGTCCTGTCGTCTGACCGGCGACTTCAAGGGAAGTCCTGTGAATCTTGACTTCTGTTTCGAGTTGGACGGGGACCAGGTCAGCAGATTGGAGATTGCGTGA